The Nitrospirota bacterium genomic sequence CAGGGAAGACCTCGAAGGCGTTCTCCTTAGTTTGGGCTCGATGATAGGTGCATTCCTTGTAAGCTACACGAGGGCAAGGGCAGAGGGATTGGGAAAAGACTGCAAGGTGGGCATAATGGAAAGACCCGCAAGGGTTTTGCTTTTAGCATTCGGAGCACTTTCGGGCTGGATTATACCAATTCTCTGGATAATGTTTTTCCTCACTCATGTTACGGCAATTCAGAGGATTTATCATGTTTTAAAAAGACAATAAGACATTTCCAAATTGGCTTGACAGTCCTGAAAAAACTATTGAACGGATGACAA encodes the following:
- a CDS encoding CDP-alcohol phosphatidyltransferase family protein, which gives rise to REDLEGVLLSLGSMIGAFLVSYTRARAEGLGKDCKVGIMERPARVLLLAFGALSGWIIPILWIMFFLTHVTAIQRIYHVLKRQ